GCTGGCGGTCGGCCCGCCGAGGTTCGTGCCCGCCCAGCGCATGGTGGAGGGCTTCACGCTCGTCCGCCCGCAGGCGTCCGACCTGGTCGAGCACTCGCTGTTCACGGTCGAGGGCGGGCAGGCCGCGGCGAACGCCCTGCTGGACCGTGGCTGCACGGCGATCGTGTGCGGCAGCGACCTGATGGCGTTCGGCGCGATCCGCGCGGCGCGTCAACGGGGTCTGACCGTGCCGCGTGACGTCTCCGTGGTCGGCTTCGACGACTCGCCCCTGATCGTGTTCGCCGACCCGCCGTTGACCACGATCCGCCAGCCGGTCGAGGCGATGGGGCAGGCCGCCGTGCACGCGTTGCTGGAGGAGATCGGCGGCACGCCCGCACCCCACGCGGAGTTCGTGTTCCAGCCGGAGCTGGTGGTGCGCGGCTCGACGGGCGCCCGACCCAGATGACCGTGCTCGCCCAACGGATGCGGGCGCAACGGCTCTCGCACCCGGCGACCGACGTGACGGACCTGTTCACGTCCGTCTTCGCCTTGCAGGCCCAGGACATGCCCGCCGCACGGCTCGCAGCGCGCGCCAGGGGTGTCCGGTCCCTTGACGGTCCTCTAGTGCGCACGTGGGCCATGCGCGGCACGCTCCACCTGCTCCACGAGGACGACCTGTGGGTCGTGAACCTCTTGGGACCGACCTTCATCGCCGCCGGACGACGTCGCCGCGAACAGCTGGGCCTCACCGATGAGCTGTGCGAGCGCGCGCTTCCCGCGCTCCGCGAAGTCCTGACCGAGCCGCTGGAACGCGCCGAGCTCGTCCGCCGCCTGGCCGACGTCGGCATCGTCCTGGACCCGAAATCGCAGGCTCCGGCCCACCTGCTGGCGTTCGCCGCGAACTCCGGCGTGCTGTGCCGGGGGCAGGACGACACGTACCGGCTCCTGCGCATCGACTGCGAGCCCCGTGGCGTGGACGAGCTGTGGCGGCGCTACCGGCGTGCCTACGGCCCGGCGACGCCCGACGACTTCGTCACGTGGAGCGGCCTGCCCAAGCGCCAGGTCAAGGGCCTGCCCGAGGTGGCCGACGAACCGGCCGAGCCGAGCGGCACGGTCCGCATGCTGGGCCACTTCGACCCGTACCTGCTCGGCTACCGCGACCGCTCCCTGGCGCTGGATCCGGAGCACGCGCCGCTCGTCCAGACCGGTGGAGGTTTCCTCACGCCGCACGTCGTGGTGGACGGCCGGGTGGTCGCGGTGTGGCGGCGGGACGGCACGCGGATCGCCGTGCACCCGTTCGACGCCCGGCCGGACGTGGCCCGAGAGGTCGCCGACCTGGGCCGATTCCTCCAGGTGGATGCGGCCTTAACCTGGGTCTAGCACGTGGATAGGGTCACTGCCACCGCAACGAAACCGGGAGGCGCGTTCAAGTTGGGTGTGTTCGTCACGGGTGTGCGACCGCGTTGGTCGGACATGGACGCCTACGGTCACGTCAACCACGCCAACACGGTGACGTTGCTGGAAGAGGCACGGATCGACCTGCTGTTCACCGAGGCGGCCCGGCACGGCGTGCCGGACATGGCCAAGGGCGTGGTGGTGGCCAGGCTCGTGGTGGACTACCTCGCGCCGTTGCTGTTCACGGGCGGTGAGATCGTGGTGGAGATGTCGGTGCGGGAGCTGAAGTCGGCGTCGTTCACGCTCGACTACGCGGTCCGCGAAGGCCGCCGGGAGGGCAGCGCTGTCGTCACGAAAGCGGAGACCCTCATGGTGCCTTACAACCTGACGGCCGGACGTCCGCGCCGTCTTCTCGAAGCCGAGCGCGACTTCCTCGCGGGCTGGCGTGCCGGAGGTAATGGTGCCTGAGTTGGTCCTCGCCGATCCCGCCGAGCGGGACGACCTCGGCGCATTCGTCGCCCGTGCCGTGCGCCTGGAGGCCCAGGCGGTGGTGCGGCTGCGCAACCGACCGTCCGGCGGCCTGGTGGACGCCTGGGTGGCGACGCCGTTCGACGCGCTGGCCACCCGGACCGTCGCCGGGCAGATCACCCCGAACGACGTGACGGTGTCCGGGACGGACCTGCTCACCGGCTTGGCCGTGGTGCGCAGCGAGACCGTCGACCCCGGTCCGGCGCGGGACATGATGTGGCGCTCGGCGCTGCCGCCGTCGGAGGGTTGGCTGCCGGTGGACCGGTTGCCGGGCAGCGTCGTGTCGGAGCTGGCGGAGAAGGGCGTGGAGGTGGCCCGTGAGAACGCCGGTCCGCGCGGCACGCCGCCCGCGTCGCTGCTCGATCAGACGGTGATCACGGTGAGCGGTTCCGGGCTGGACGTGAAGGTGCCGATGCGGTGCCTGTTCGCGTTGTCCGGCATGGGTTTCCTGGGCGGTGACGACGTGCGGATCACGGCCACCGACTCGTGGATGCGCATCGATGCCCGCTTCGGCGCGGTAGTCCGCCGCCGGCACTCCATGCTGCCCCTGCTGGTCTGACGCCGCCGGCCCGACCTCGACCCGTTCCCGCCTCCGCCGGCTACTGTTGGCCGGGGTTTGGCGGCGTTGCGGGGGGCATGGGTGGAGTTCAAGGTGTTGGGGCCGGTCGAGGCCTGGGTGGACGGCAGCCTGGTGGCGGTCGGCGGGCCGAAACCCAAGACGCTGTTGGCGTTGTTGGCGATCCACGCGGGCCGTGTCGTGTCGCTCGACCAGCTCGTCGACGCGATGTGGGGCGAGCAGCCGCCGGACCAGTCGCGGTCGGCGATCTACACGTACGTCTCGTCGCTGCGCCGCGAGTTGGGCGATGTGCTGTCCCGTTCCGGCGGGGGGTACCTGCTGTCCGCCGACCTCGACGAGGTGGACCTGCACGTGTTCACCAGCGAGGTGACCGAGGGTCGCAAGGCGCTGGCCGAGGGCGACCTCAAAGGCGCGGCGGTCCGGTTCGCGACCGCGCTCGGGGCGTGGCGCGGCACCCCGCTGGGTGGCGCGCAGGGCGCCTGGGCCGAGGGTGAGCGCTCGCGGTTGGAGGAGATGCGCCTCGCCGCGCTGGAGGACCGGTTCGACGCCGACCTCGCGATCGGGCGCGGCGAGCCGCTGGTCGCCGAGCTGAGCGCGGCCGTGGCCGAGAACCCGCTCCGGGAACGGCTGCGCAGCCAGCTCATGCTGGCCCTGCACCAGGCGGGGCGGCAGGCGGACGCCCTCGCCTGCTACCAGGAAGGCAGACGGGTCCTGCTCGACGAGCTGGGCCTGGAACCCGGACCGGCGCTGCGGGCGACCCACGAGCGGGTCCTGCGCGGGGACGCCGACACGCGGTCGGCCGATGCCCGGTCGGCCGACGCGGCGTCCCGGGCCGCGCCGACGCCCAGCCAGTTGCCGTTCGACATCGGCGACTTCACCGGACGTGTGGCCGAGCAGGAACGGCTGGTGGCGCGGTTGACCGCGGAGACCGGCGCGGCGCAGGTGTGCGCGATCTCCGGCCAGCCGGGCGCGGGCAAGTCCACGCTGGCCGCGCACGTCGCCCACGTGGTGCGCGACCACTTCGCCGACGGCCAGCTCTACGCGAACCTGCGCGGCGTGCAGGTCGTGCCCGCCGACCCGGCCGAGGTGCTGGCGGGCTTCCTGCGCGCCCTCGGCGTCGCCGACCCGGCCATCCCCGCCGAGCTGGAGGAGCGCTCTCAGCTCTACCGCACCCTGGTGGCCGACCGGCGGGTGCTGATCGTGCTGGACGACGCCCGCGACGAGCGCCAGATCCGCCCGCTGCTGCCCGGCGGCGCGACGTGCGCGTTGCTGGTGAGCAGCCGCGAACGCCTGGGTGCGCTCAGCGGCGCGGCGCAGTTGCACCTGCGCGTGCTGCGCGACGACGAAGCGGTGGAGCTGCTCGATCGCGTGGTCGGCGACGACCGGGTGCCTGCCGAGCCCGACGCCGCCGAGGAGATCGTCCGGCTGTGCGGGAACCTCCCGCTGGCGCTGCGCATCGCGGGAGCCCGGCTCGCGGCCCGGCCGCAGTGGAAGCTGTCACGGCTGGCCGAGCGGCTGGGCGTGCAGCGGCGCGTGCTCCAAGAGCTGACCCTGGGCGACCTGGAGGTGCGCGGCAGCCTGGCGCTGAGCTACGACGGCCTGGGCGAGCGGGAACGCACGGCGTTACGCCGCCTCGGGCTGCTCGACGTGTCCACCTTCGGCGGCTGGCTGCTCGCGCCGCTGCTGGACTGCGACCCGGACGAGGCAGAGGAGGTCGTGGAACGGCTCGTCGACTCCCAACTGCTCGACATCGCGACCACTGACGACGGCGCCGCCCTGCGCTACCGCCTGCACGACCTGACCCGGGCGTTCGCCCGCGAGCGCGGCGAGGCGGAAGAGCCGTTGGAGCAGGCGAGGGCCGCCTGCGCCCGCGCCGCCGAGGCCTGGCTGTCGCTGGTGGAGCTGGCGGGCAGTCGGATGTCGCACGCGAACTTCGGCGGCACGCCCGTCGCGCTCGACCCCCGTTACTTCGACGGGGCCGTCGCCGACGACGTGATCGCCGACCCGGAGGGGTGGTTCGACGCCGAGCAGTCCGGTCTGGTCCGCGTCGTGGAGCGGGTGTCCGAGTTGGATCTGACCGACGTGGCCACCCGCCTGGCCGCCACGCTGTGCTCGTCCCGGTTCTCCGTGCGCAACCTGTTCGGCCAGTGGAGGCGGACGCACTCGTCGGCCCTGGAGGCGGCGCGGCGCACCGGTGACCGGGCGGGCGAGGCGCGGCTGCTGTCCGGTCTGGGCTGGCTGTCCTACGAGCAGGACCGCTTCGACGAGGCCGCGTCGTACTACGGGCAGGCCCTGGACGCCTTCCAGGAGGGGGACGACGCGCTGGGCGAGGCGGCGACACGGCTGTCGCTGAGCACCGTGCTGCGCGAGCGCGGCGAGTTGGACCGGGCCGTCGAGTTGCTGGACCAGGCGCTGGCCGTGTTGCGGTCCTACGACGAGCCGGGCCTGGTCGCGCAGGCCCTGCACGGGCTGGGACGGGTGCTGACCGAACGGGGTGCGCTGGACCAGGCGCTGGAGAAGTGCTCGCAGACGCTGGACTCCTACCGGGAGTCGGGTGACCGGCGCAGCGAGGCCATCGCACTGCGCTCGGTGGGCATCGTGCACCGGGCCGCTGGCCGCTGGGACGAGGCCGCCGAGTACTGCGCCGAGGCGGTGCGCGTGCTCCAGGCGCTGGACGACCGGCTGATGTCCGCGTACGCCGTGCAGGCGCTGGCCAAGGTCCGCATCCGCCAGGGCCGGGCCGACGCGGTGCGCAGCGACCTGTTCGAATGCCTGAGCACGTGCGGTGAGATGCAGGACGACTTCGGCCAGGCGCTCGTCCTGCGCACCCTCGGCGAGCTGGAGATCGCCGCCGGTCGCCCGGACATGGCCCGCCGCTACCTGGACCAGGCGCTGCACCGGTGGGCGGCCCTGTCCCTGCCGGTGTGGCGCGCCAGGACCCTGCGGGACCTCTCCACCGCGCTCACCGCCCTCGGCGAGCCGGCCGCGGCTGACGAGGCGTGGACCGAGGCGTTGCGGATCTTCGTCGCGCACGGTGGTCGTGAAGCGCGCGAACCACGCCCGTCGACCACCGCCGTGCCGGGTCGAACGTCCTGGACGGACTCCGTCAAGGTGTCCTGAACTGCGAAGACAAAGGGCTGGGGGCCAAGTGCTCCCAGCCCTTTCGCATGCCCGGAGTGATCTCAAAACGACCTGAAAACGCGCTTTGAGATTTCTCGGAGAACTCGGCGACAAGGTTGTGCCAACACGGAGGGCCAACCGAAGGGGAACCGAGATGAAGATCTTCACCGGCAAGAATTCCACCCGCGCCGCCGCCTCCGTCGTGGCGGGCTTGCTGACCGCGGGCCTGTGCGCGGCGGGGAACGCCACCGTTGCCCAAGCGGCCGAGCTGCCACCGGGGTCAAGTCGCGTCGGGGTGCTGTCGAACTCCGGTGACGTGCACGTGAAGGAAGGCACGCTGCTGTCGTCCTGGGTCGAGAAGATGTCGACCGGGGTGGTCGCGTTCGAGGTGGCGGGCGATCGCGTTGGCGTGCTGGACACCGGCGGCAAGCTGTGGGTGAAGGAGGGGAACCTCTGGACCGGCTGGTCGGAGCAGGCCGACAACGTCAAGGACTTCCGCCTCGCCGGGAACCGCATCGGGATCGTCCGCACCGACGGCACGGCCGCGGTGAAGGAGGGCGGTCTCCAGGCCGGCTGGTCCGAGCAGGCCAACGGCGTGCGGGAAGTGGAGATCACGCCTGACCGCATCGGCATCGTCGGCACCGACGGCACGGTCAACGTCAAGCAGGGCGGCCTCGGCGCCGGGTGGGTCCCGCAGATCGGCGGGGTCGCCGACCTGGAGCTGTCCGGTGACCGCGTCGGCGTGCTCCGCACCGACGGCACGGTCGCGGTGAAGGAGTCCAACCTCTGGTCCGACTGGGTCGAGCAGACCAACGGCGTCACCGACCTGGAACTGTCCGGCAGCCTCATCGGTGTCGTGCTGGCCAACGGGCTGGCGACGGTGAAGGAGGGCAACCTCTACTCGGCGTGGGTGAACCAGCTCGGTGACGCCGAGGACATCGAGATCTCCGGCGACCGCATCGGTGTGGTGCGCGCCAACGGGTCCGCGGTCGTGAAGGACGGCGGCGTCTACGGCGCCTGGGTCGAGCAGACCAGCGGTGTGAAGCAGTTGCGCCTGGCCACGGCCACGCCCGCTTCCGCGGCGGGCCACGTGACGATCGACGACATCACCGCCATCTACGGCTCCGCGTACGCCACGGACACCGTCGCGGCGGGCTTGCCCGGCCTGAACGAGGTCATGACGCAGAAGGGCATCACCACCCCGACCCGCAAGGCCGCGTTCCTGGCGACCCTCAAGCACGAGAGCGGCTTCCGCTACAACGCCGGTGAAGCGGGGAACATCGCGGTCTACCGAGGCCGCGGCTTCATCCAGCTGACCGGGCAGTACAACTACCAGTCCGCCGGCGCGAGCCTCGGTCACGACTTCCTGAACAACCCGTCCGACGCCGCCTCGCTCCAGTGGAGCGCCAAGGTCGCCGGTTGGTACTGGACGGTCGCCCGCAACATCAACGCCGCCGCGGACGCCTACGACATGGGCGCGGTCGGCCGCGCGATCGGCTACTCGTACGCCCTCGACCCGACCGAGTCGAACAACCGCTGCGCCTCCTACAAGCGCGCTCTCGCCCACTTCAACGGCGGCAGCCTGCCGGTCCCCGAAACCGCCATCGACTGCACCCGCTGACCTCACTCGAATTCCGTCGAAACCCTCGTTCGAACCGAAAGGGAACCACCATGTCCATCAAGACGACCGCGCGCCGCACCGTGACGACCGCCCTCGCCGCCGCCGTGCTCGCCCCAGTCCTCGCCCTGTTCTCCGCAGGCTCCGCCGTCGCCGACGCCCGCACGGACATCCGCGACCTGGCCAGAGCCAACATCGACAAGCAGACGTGCAGTACCAACAGCACGGGTGGGGTGGGCTACATGGACTCCTGCCGCATGGCCCACGCCTGGTGCGCGGACTTCGCCCGCTGGGTGTGGGGGACGGCGGGCCTCAACACCGACCGCCTCACCCCGGCCGCGGGCAGCTTCTACCTCTACGGGGCCAACAAGGGCACCCTGCACACCGACACGGGCTACGTCCCGCAGATCGGCGACGCGGTGGTGCTGAACTACCAGGGCAACGGCTACGCCGACCACGTCTCGATCGTCGACTCGGTCGCCGCCACCTCGATGACCACGATCAACGGCAACTCCGGCGGCTCCGGGCCCACCACCTCGGCGGTGCGGTACGCCACCGGTGGCAACCGGGTCGGCCAGTACATCGCGGGCCAGCGGATCTCCGCGTTCGTCAGCCCGTCCGGCGTCGGCACCACCCCGGTCCTGACCAAGCGCCTGGGCATCCTCGGCGGCGGCGGCGCCGTCCTCGGCAAGCAGGGCGAGCTCGGCACCGGGTGGATCCCCGTGCACAACGGCGGCATCGCGCAGGCGAAGTTCGACGGCGACATGGTCGGCATCGTCGACGCCGGCGGAACCCTGCACGTCAAGCAGGGCGACATGTACCAGGGGTGGGTCCCCCAGATCGGCAACGTGAAGGACTTCGCGCTGGAGTCCCGCACCGGCCGCATCGGCGTGCTGCGCAATGACGGCACGGTCACCGTGAAGGAGGGCGGCCTCCAGGGTTCTTGGGTCGAGCAGACCAACGGCGCCGCCGAGCTGACGCTGTCGGGTGACTGGATCGGCGTCGTCTCCACCACCGGCGCGGTGTCGGTCAAGCAGGGCAACCTGTACGAGGGGTGGACCACCCAGCTCGGCAACGCGAAGCACTTGGAGCTGGACGCGCAGGCAGGTCGGATCGGGGTGCTGCGCAACGACGGCACCGTCGTGGTCAAGGAAGGCGGCCTGTACGGCGCCAACTGGCTCGAGCAGACCAACGGCGTGACCGACTTCGAGCTGTCGGGTGACTGGATCGGCGTGGTCTTCGCCAACGGCCTCGCGTCGGTCAAGGCGGGCAGCCTCCAGTCCGGTTGGACCAACCAGCTCTCGGGCGTCAAGGACATCGAGATCGACGCCGCGGCGGGCCGCCTTGGGTTCCTGCGGACCGACGGCACCCTCGCGGCCAAGGACGGTGGCCTGTACGGCGCCACGTGGCACGAGGTGGGCAACGGCGTGACCACGTTCGACGTGACCAGCTACTGACCCCACCCCGTCTGGGCCCCCGACCGCACCGGTCGGGGGCCCAGCGGTCGTCCGACGGGAGCCGCTGTGGTCGTCCCCATCACGAGGACCGAGGTCTTGGAGCGCGCCGCCACTTGGGTGTGCGTGCCCTACAGCCAGAACGCGTTCCACTCCAACCGCTACGGCACCTACCGCACCGACTGCTCCGGGTTCGTGTCGATGGCGTTCGGGCTGCCCGACGTGCCGCGCGGCGGGCTCAACACGGTGGACCTGGTCGTGGTGAGCACGCCGATCGGCAAGGACGAGCTGCTGCCCGCGGACGTGCTGATCGACCCGGTCGGCGATCGGACGTCGCGACACGTGGTGTTGTTCGAGGCGTGGGCGAACCCCTGGCGCACGCACTACCTGGGGCGTGAGCAGTGCGCCGGGCTCGGCACGGTCCGCCGCACGCTCGTCTACCCCTACGACGGCGGACCGCGTGGCTACCGGCCCTACCGGCTCAACCACGTCACCGAACCGGACTTCTGACCCCTTCGAGCCCGCACCGGCGGGGGCTGCGGCTCTCCGTCGGCTACGCGAGCCAGACGGCCGTGTCAGGTGGCAGTTGGTTGCCGTCCATGGGGCCGCTGGCCAGCAGCACCTCACCGGGCGGCAGCGGTACCGGGCCGCCGGAGGTGTTCAGCGCGCAGATCAAGCCGCCGCCCTTGCGCCGGAACGCGAAGCACCCGGCCGGCGCCCCGTACCACTCCAGCTCGTCACCGCTGAACTCGCTGCGCGATTTCCGCAGCTCAAGCGCGTGTCGGTAGAACGACAGCATCGACTCCGGGTCTTCCAGCTGCGACTCCGCCGTCAGACCGGCCCACTCGTTCGGCTGCGGCAGCCAGGTGGTGGCTGCCTGCGAGAACCCGAACGGCGGGGTGTCGCCCTCCCAGGGCAGCGGCACGCGGCAGCCGTCACGGCCGCGGAGCGTGTGCCTTGAACGCAGCCAGATCGGGTCCTGCAACGCCCAGTCCGGCAGCTCCACGTCCGGGAGCCCCAGCTCCTCGCCGTTGTACAGGTAGACCACACCCGGCAGCGCCAGCTCCACCAGCGTCAACGCCCGCGCCCGCTGCGCGCCGACCGCACCACCGCCGTACCGCGTCACGTGCCGCGGCACGTCGTGGTTGGACAACGTCCAGGTCGGCGGCGTGCCCAGCCCGCGCACCGCGCCCAGCGAGTGCTCGATCGCCGCACGCACGCCATCCGCGTCGAACGGCGCCTGGACCAGCCGGAAGTTGAACCCGAGGTGCAGCTCGTCGGGGCGCACGTACCGGGCGAACCGCTCGTCGTCCTTGACCCAGATCTCGCCGACGGCCATCCGGCCCGGGTACTCGTCGACGACCTTGCGGATCAACCGGTGCACCTCGTGCACGCCGTCGTCGTCGAACCGGGGGTCGAGTGAGTTGTCGTGCATGTCGAGCGCGGCCAGGTCGACCCGCGGGTCGATGTTCGGCAACCCGTAGGGCTTGGCCATCCCGTGCGCCACGTCGATCCGGAAGCCGTCCACCCCGCGGTCCATCCAGAACCGCAACGTGTGCGCCAGATCCGCCGCGACCTCGTGGTTGTCCCAGTTCAGGTCGGGCTGCTCGGGCGCGAACAGGTGCAGGTACCACTGCCCGTCCGGCACCCGCGTCCACGCCGGCCCGCCGAACTGGCTGGGCCAGTTGTTCGGCGGCACGGACCCGTCGAACCCGCCGCCGTCCCGGAACACGTACCGGTTCCGCTCGACCGAACCCGGCCCGGCCCGCAACGCGGCCTGGAACCACTCGTGCCGGTCGCTGGTGTGGTTGGGCACCACGTCGATGGTGACCTTGAGGTTGTGCTCGTGCGCCTCGGCTACCAGGCGGTCGAACGCGGCCAGGTCGCCGAACAGCGGGTCCACGTCGCGCGGGTCGGCCACGTCGTACCCGTGGTCGGCCATGGGCGATGTGAAGAACGGTGTGAGCCACAGGGCGTCCACACCGAGCAGTTCGAGGTAGCCGAGCCTGGAGCGGATGCCGTCGAGGTCGCCCACGCCGTCACCGTTGGAATCGGCGAAGGACCGGACGTAGATCTGGTAGAAGACGGCGTCACGCCACCAGGCGGACTCGTCGGCGATCTCTGGTTGTAGATCGGAGGATCGTCGCACGAGACGTCATCCTGCCATTCGTGACGGACACCGAGGCCACGTTCGTGTGATCAAGAATCACGCCCAGGCATTCATCATGCTGTTGGCGGCCATCTCCAGATAGGCCCAGAGCTGCGCACGGTGCTCCGGAGAGAGATCAACGGAGTCGACCCCCACCTTCGCGCACCGCAGCCACGCGTCCCGTTCAATGGGACCGATCACGAACGGAGCGTGGCGCATCCGCAACCGAGGATGACCCCGGGTGTCCGAGTACGTGTGCGGCCCGCCCCAGTACTGCATGAGGAACAGTCGGAAACGCTCCTCGGCGGGGCCGAGGTCCTCTTCTGGGTACAGCGGACGCAGGACGGGATCGTGGGCCACTTCCTCGTAGAAGCGCGCGACGATCTTGTGGAACGTCTCGTACCCGCCCACTGCTTCGTAGAAGTTCTCCGGAGGAGTGGTCACCCCTCCATCCTGCCTCAGCCCCGA
This is a stretch of genomic DNA from Saccharothrix ecbatanensis. It encodes these proteins:
- a CDS encoding DNA glycosylase AlkZ-like family protein; translated protein: MTVLAQRMRAQRLSHPATDVTDLFTSVFALQAQDMPAARLAARARGVRSLDGPLVRTWAMRGTLHLLHEDDLWVVNLLGPTFIAAGRRRREQLGLTDELCERALPALREVLTEPLERAELVRRLADVGIVLDPKSQAPAHLLAFAANSGVLCRGQDDTYRLLRIDCEPRGVDELWRRYRRAYGPATPDDFVTWSGLPKRQVKGLPEVADEPAEPSGTVRMLGHFDPYLLGYRDRSLALDPEHAPLVQTGGGFLTPHVVVDGRVVAVWRRDGTRIAVHPFDARPDVAREVADLGRFLQVDAALTWV
- a CDS encoding acyl-CoA thioesterase, which gives rise to MGVFVTGVRPRWSDMDAYGHVNHANTVTLLEEARIDLLFTEAARHGVPDMAKGVVVARLVVDYLAPLLFTGGEIVVEMSVRELKSASFTLDYAVREGRREGSAVVTKAETLMVPYNLTAGRPRRLLEAERDFLAGWRAGGNGA
- a CDS encoding AfsR/SARP family transcriptional regulator; this encodes MEFKVLGPVEAWVDGSLVAVGGPKPKTLLALLAIHAGRVVSLDQLVDAMWGEQPPDQSRSAIYTYVSSLRRELGDVLSRSGGGYLLSADLDEVDLHVFTSEVTEGRKALAEGDLKGAAVRFATALGAWRGTPLGGAQGAWAEGERSRLEEMRLAALEDRFDADLAIGRGEPLVAELSAAVAENPLRERLRSQLMLALHQAGRQADALACYQEGRRVLLDELGLEPGPALRATHERVLRGDADTRSADARSADAASRAAPTPSQLPFDIGDFTGRVAEQERLVARLTAETGAAQVCAISGQPGAGKSTLAAHVAHVVRDHFADGQLYANLRGVQVVPADPAEVLAGFLRALGVADPAIPAELEERSQLYRTLVADRRVLIVLDDARDERQIRPLLPGGATCALLVSSRERLGALSGAAQLHLRVLRDDEAVELLDRVVGDDRVPAEPDAAEEIVRLCGNLPLALRIAGARLAARPQWKLSRLAERLGVQRRVLQELTLGDLEVRGSLALSYDGLGERERTALRRLGLLDVSTFGGWLLAPLLDCDPDEAEEVVERLVDSQLLDIATTDDGAALRYRLHDLTRAFARERGEAEEPLEQARAACARAAEAWLSLVELAGSRMSHANFGGTPVALDPRYFDGAVADDVIADPEGWFDAEQSGLVRVVERVSELDLTDVATRLAATLCSSRFSVRNLFGQWRRTHSSALEAARRTGDRAGEARLLSGLGWLSYEQDRFDEAASYYGQALDAFQEGDDALGEAATRLSLSTVLRERGELDRAVELLDQALAVLRSYDEPGLVAQALHGLGRVLTERGALDQALEKCSQTLDSYRESGDRRSEAIALRSVGIVHRAAGRWDEAAEYCAEAVRVLQALDDRLMSAYAVQALAKVRIRQGRADAVRSDLFECLSTCGEMQDDFGQALVLRTLGELEIAAGRPDMARRYLDQALHRWAALSLPVWRARTLRDLSTALTALGEPAAADEAWTEALRIFVAHGGREAREPRPSTTAVPGRTSWTDSVKVS
- a CDS encoding glycoside hydrolase family 19 protein — its product is MKIFTGKNSTRAAASVVAGLLTAGLCAAGNATVAQAAELPPGSSRVGVLSNSGDVHVKEGTLLSSWVEKMSTGVVAFEVAGDRVGVLDTGGKLWVKEGNLWTGWSEQADNVKDFRLAGNRIGIVRTDGTAAVKEGGLQAGWSEQANGVREVEITPDRIGIVGTDGTVNVKQGGLGAGWVPQIGGVADLELSGDRVGVLRTDGTVAVKESNLWSDWVEQTNGVTDLELSGSLIGVVLANGLATVKEGNLYSAWVNQLGDAEDIEISGDRIGVVRANGSAVVKDGGVYGAWVEQTSGVKQLRLATATPASAAGHVTIDDITAIYGSAYATDTVAAGLPGLNEVMTQKGITTPTRKAAFLATLKHESGFRYNAGEAGNIAVYRGRGFIQLTGQYNYQSAGASLGHDFLNNPSDAASLQWSAKVAGWYWTVARNINAAADAYDMGAVGRAIGYSYALDPTESNNRCASYKRALAHFNGGSLPVPETAIDCTR
- a CDS encoding CHAP domain-containing protein, coding for MSIKTTARRTVTTALAAAVLAPVLALFSAGSAVADARTDIRDLARANIDKQTCSTNSTGGVGYMDSCRMAHAWCADFARWVWGTAGLNTDRLTPAAGSFYLYGANKGTLHTDTGYVPQIGDAVVLNYQGNGYADHVSIVDSVAATSMTTINGNSGGSGPTTSAVRYATGGNRVGQYIAGQRISAFVSPSGVGTTPVLTKRLGILGGGGAVLGKQGELGTGWIPVHNGGIAQAKFDGDMVGIVDAGGTLHVKQGDMYQGWVPQIGNVKDFALESRTGRIGVLRNDGTVTVKEGGLQGSWVEQTNGAAELTLSGDWIGVVSTTGAVSVKQGNLYEGWTTQLGNAKHLELDAQAGRIGVLRNDGTVVVKEGGLYGANWLEQTNGVTDFELSGDWIGVVFANGLASVKAGSLQSGWTNQLSGVKDIEIDAAAGRLGFLRTDGTLAAKDGGLYGATWHEVGNGVTTFDVTSY
- a CDS encoding C40 family peptidase, with product MVVPITRTEVLERAATWVCVPYSQNAFHSNRYGTYRTDCSGFVSMAFGLPDVPRGGLNTVDLVVVSTPIGKDELLPADVLIDPVGDRTSRHVVLFEAWANPWRTHYLGREQCAGLGTVRRTLVYPYDGGPRGYRPYRLNHVTEPDF
- a CDS encoding glycoside hydrolase family 13 protein; the protein is MRRSSDLQPEIADESAWWRDAVFYQIYVRSFADSNGDGVGDLDGIRSRLGYLELLGVDALWLTPFFTSPMADHGYDVADPRDVDPLFGDLAAFDRLVAEAHEHNLKVTIDVVPNHTSDRHEWFQAALRAGPGSVERNRYVFRDGGGFDGSVPPNNWPSQFGGPAWTRVPDGQWYLHLFAPEQPDLNWDNHEVAADLAHTLRFWMDRGVDGFRIDVAHGMAKPYGLPNIDPRVDLAALDMHDNSLDPRFDDDGVHEVHRLIRKVVDEYPGRMAVGEIWVKDDERFARYVRPDELHLGFNFRLVQAPFDADGVRAAIEHSLGAVRGLGTPPTWTLSNHDVPRHVTRYGGGAVGAQRARALTLVELALPGVVYLYNGEELGLPDVELPDWALQDPIWLRSRHTLRGRDGCRVPLPWEGDTPPFGFSQAATTWLPQPNEWAGLTAESQLEDPESMLSFYRHALELRKSRSEFSGDELEWYGAPAGCFAFRRKGGGLICALNTSGGPVPLPPGEVLLASGPMDGNQLPPDTAVWLA
- a CDS encoding globin — protein: MTTPPENFYEAVGGYETFHKIVARFYEEVAHDPVLRPLYPEEDLGPAEERFRLFLMQYWGGPHTYSDTRGHPRLRMRHAPFVIGPIERDAWLRCAKVGVDSVDLSPEHRAQLWAYLEMAANSMMNAWA